TAGATATTGGAAAACCTTTAATTTATGGATGTTTAATATGTGGAATAATTGGCTGGATTGTTTCATTCCTGATTATTTATTCAATATTAAAATTCAGGAATAAAAAGTTTTTTTCTGTATTTTTAGGTGTTTTATGGGAATGGTTTATTATCCCTTCTTTCTTTTATTTTATTTTTAAAAATAAAAAGATACTTGAATATGTCTTTCCTAAAAATAAATTTCTTTCACTTTTTATTTTCATTTTGTATTTTATTTCTGGATTAATTTTAACAGTTTTATCCTTTTATTCTTTACATAAAAAAGGGAAGGGAACTATAATGCCTGTAATGCCAACAAAAAAACTTGTAACAGATGGAGTTTATTCATATTGCAGAAATCCTATGTATCTGGGATATTCATTTTTATATTTTGCATTTGCTTTTCTTTTAAAAAACATATGGTTTTCTTTTATATCCATCGGAATTTTCATTTTTATATTTGTTCTCGCTAAAGTTTTTGAAGAAAAAAAATTATATGAAAGATTTGGTGAAGAATATCTAGAATATAGAACAAATACTCCCTTTATTATGCCGTTAAAAATTTTATGTTATTATAGAAGAAACTCACTTTTTTATTTCTTCTATTTGTGTTTTATCCTCTGTATTTTTATTTTTCTGTTTAACTTCTATCTTTTAATATGCTTATTATCAAAATAAAATTTTTTCATTTAAAAACCTTACCTGTTTCTTTTGCCCATAAAAGTAAATCAAGTTCGTCAGGTTTAATCTTTATTTTTTTTGAAAAATTAATAAATTTTTTTTCAATTTCAATATATTTTTTTTTAGTTAATGTTTCAGGAATTTTTTCTATTATTCTAAAATTTTTTAAATTTTTTAAAATATGCCTGTCAAGAATTGCAATATTATCTCCAAGACCTATATTTCTTAAAAAATGACTTGCTTCCTTCATACCAAATCCTTTTATATTTTTAACAAGAATTTCTCTTAAGAGATGTATATCTTTACAGGTCTTTATTAAATCTTTTAAATTACTTTCAAAAAATTTTTTTCTTGCCAGAATAATATATTTTGCCTTCTTTTTATTAAATCTCACTTTTTTTAATTTTTCTGATATTTCACTTTCATGCCCATAAAAAAGTAAATTCTCTTTTTTCAAAGTTTCTATCGCCTGCCAGCAAATTTCTGCTTTTGATTGAGGAGTTAAAATACAAAAGGAAAGTTCTGCAAAAATATCTTCAATATTTTTATTTAGATTATCTTTAAATTCTTTTATTCTTTTTTTTATTTCTGGTTTGATTTTTTTGTACAGTTTTTTTAAATCTTCTTTTGATTCCATTTTTCATAAAATAAAAATGTCTCTGGCAACACCTACTCTCCCACCTCCTCTCAGAGGCAGTACCATCGGCGTCGGGAGGCTTAACGACCGTGTTCGGGATGGGAACGGGTGTTGCCCTCCCGCCATGGTTGCCAGAGACACTATAATTATACCCAAATTTTTTTTATTTGTCAATAACAATTTTAAAAAATTCAGGAACGAGGATGGTATTTCTTGTATATCTCTTTTATTTTTTTTCTATTTAAATGTGTATATATTTCTGTTGTTGCAATTGATTTATGCCCGAGTAATTCCTGAACAATTCTTAAATCAAGTCCTCTTTCAAGTAAATGTGTTGCAAAAGTATGTCTTAAAGTATGTGGTTTAACATTTTTTTCAATTCCAGCATATTTTGCATATTTTTTAACTATCTTCCATACACTCTGTCTTGAAATTTTTTTACTTTGGTTATTAAGAAATAAATATTCATTGTCAACAGTTTTTCTTTGATTTAAATATTCTTTAATTATTTCTGTTGTAATATTATTTAAAAGGGCGATTCTTTCTCTATTTCCTTTGCCTCTTACTTTTACAAAACCACTTTCTAAATTTAAATCGCTTATTTTTAAGTTGCATAATTCAGAAATTCTCAAACCAGAACTATAAAAAAGTTCAAGAATTGCTAAATTCCTCAAATGTTTTCTTGAAATCTTGTTAACATTTAATAATTTTTTAACTTCTTCTTCCGTCAAAACATCGGGTAATTTTTTTTCTATCTTAGGACTTTCAATACTAATTTCAGGATTTTTTATATATCCTCTTGCTACAAGAAATTTGTAAAAATTTCTCACTCCTGATATTATTCTGACAATACTTGTTGATGAGTAGTTTTTTCTTTTTAAATATATTATAAAGGAAGTAAAAATTTCATAATTGAGTTTATTGATGTTAATTTTTTTTTCTTCAATAAATGCTTTGAATTTGTAAAGGTCATTTTTATATGCACTGACTGTATTTAAAGAAAGATTTTTTTCAATAAGTATATGATTGATA
The genomic region above belongs to bacterium and contains:
- a CDS encoding DUF2062 domain-containing protein, which encodes MKKINIKFLKNEWQKELKVLKKNPLKVSLSFTTGVFIGFTPTIGFQTILSYLVSRLIGGSFIIMFIGSSIPTGIPYLIPFTYYGCYKVGLLITKTHPVFTLSEFKEIKSFLSWIIIDIGKPLIYGCLICGIIGWIVSFLIIYSILKFRNKKFFSVFLGVLWEWFIIPSFFYFIFKNKKILEYVFPKNKFLSLFIFILYFISGLILTVLSFYSLHKKGKGTIMPVMPTKKLVTDGVYSYCRNPMYLGYSFLYFAFAFLLKNIWFSFISIGIFIFIFVLAKVFEEKKLYERFGEEYLEYRTNTPFIMPLKILCYYRRNSLFYFFYLCFILCIFIFLFNFYLLICLLSK
- the xerD gene encoding site-specific tyrosine recombinase XerD, which encodes MTFEEMIEMFINHILIEKNLSLNTVSAYKNDLYKFKAFIEEKKININKLNYEIFTSFIIYLKRKNYSSTSIVRIISGVRNFYKFLVARGYIKNPEISIESPKIEKKLPDVLTEEEVKKLLNVNKISRKHLRNLAILELFYSSGLRISELCNLKISDLNLESGFVKVRGKGNRERIALLNNITTEIIKEYLNQRKTVDNEYLFLNNQSKKISRQSVWKIVKKYAKYAGIEKNVKPHTLRHTFATHLLERGLDLRIVQELLGHKSIATTEIYTHLNRKKIKEIYKKYHPRS
- a CDS encoding N-glycosylase/DNA lyase, producing the protein MESKEDLKKLYKKIKPEIKKRIKEFKDNLNKNIEDIFAELSFCILTPQSKAEICWQAIETLKKENLLFYGHESEISEKLKKVRFNKKKAKYIILARKKFFESNLKDLIKTCKDIHLLREILVKNIKGFGMKEASHFLRNIGLGDNIAILDRHILKNLKNFRIIEKIPETLTKKKYIEIEKKFINFSKKIKIKPDELDLLLWAKETGKVFK